The DNA segment CTCAGCTGCGTCAGGTCCACCTCTACGTCTGGGTGAGAAGCCTCGAACTCAGCAATCATCTGCTTCTGCCATCCATAAACATCGCCATCCACGCTCCATGCCGGCGTAGACCACCAGTTGATGCTGATCCTTGCTGCCTCGGCCCTCGCCCCTGTGACATTAACGGCGGAGATGAGCAACACGGCTGAAATCAGGGTCCTAAGGAGAGCAGACGGGTGCGAAGAAATATTCAACGCAGACATCCTTTCATTGTGTAGGTTTTCCCCACCAGGTGTATTCTCTAGCTTCGCGGGCTTTCCTGCAACTCTCCTCGTCGCCCGTCGCTTGTCGGTTGACCGCTAGCGCGTTCCGCCTCGCTCGTAGGTGTTTCGTCCTCTCGCAGGACCGCAGCCTGCGCCGCTGCGTTGTCCGCACGTCCCGCCGCGCAGGCAGAGAGTCAATGCCCAAGGACCAGCACGTCTCAGCACCCGAGGACGTCTATTCCATTTCGTTCACCCCTTCACCGCGCCCGCCGTGAGGCCGGCGATGAACTGCCGGGACATGACCAGGTAAACGACCAGGAGCGGGAGGCTCGCGATGAGCATCCCGGCGAACAGGAGCCCCCAGTCGGTCATGTACTGGCCGAAGAAGACAGTCATCCCCAGCGGGATCGTCTTCAGGTGGTCGGACTGGATGAAGAGCAGCGGGAAGAAGAAGTCGTTCCACCAGGGCACGAAGTTGACGATGGTCACGGTAGCGAGCCCCGGGCGGACCAGGGGCAGCATCACCCGATAGAAGGTCTGGAACTCGGTGCAGCCGTCGATGCGGGCGGCGTACTCGAGCTCCTTGGGGAGCGTGCGGAAGAAGCCCGCCAGCAGGAAGACGGACATGGGCATGCCGCTGGCCGCGTAGGTGAGCACCAGCGACGCGTGGGTGTTGAGCAGGTGCAGGTCCCGCATGAGCAGGAAGAGGGGCAGCACCCCCAGCCGGATGGGGATCATGATCCCCGCCAGGAAGAAAAGGTAGAGCATGCCGTTGAACCGGAAGCGGTAGCGGGCCAGGGCATAGGCGGAGAGGGACGAGCAGGCCAGCACCACCACCGTCGAGAGCGAGGTGACCAGGACCGAGTTCCGGAAGTAGACGCTGAAGCGGGCCCGCCCCCAGACGTCCAGGAAGGGCTTCAGGCTCCAGCCCGAGGGCAGGCCGAAGGGGTCCATGAAGATCTCCCGGGTGGACTTGAAGGCGGTGAAGACCATGAGCACCAGCGGGTAGAGGAACACGGCCGCCAGAGCCGCCAGGCCCAGGTAGACCAGCGCCCGCACCAGTGCCGCCCGGCTCCGGGCCGTTCCCGGTGCCAGCGCCCTCCAACCGTGCCGCTCCACGCGTGCCTCTCCCAGCGCCCGCATCAGTACTCCACCTGCCGCTTCTGCATCTGCCGCACGCCCAGGTACGAGACCGCCCCGATCAGGAGGAGCATGAGGACCGCGATGGCGGAAGCGATCCCGATCTGCCCGGGCTCGCCGCCGGTGGTGGAGTCGCCGAAGGCGGTGCGGTAGAACAAGGTTCCCAGCAGATCCGTCGCGTAGTAGGGGTTGCCGCTGGAGCCCTGCATGACGAAGACCAGCTCGAAGGCGTTGAAGTCCCAGATGAAGGTGAGGATGGTCATCATCCCCAGCACCGGCGCCAGGAGCGGCAGGGTCACGTGGCGGAAAGCCTGCCAGCCCGTGGCGCCGTCAACGGTGGCCGCCTCGTGGAACTCGTCGGGGATGCCCTGGAGCCCCGCCAGGAAGACCAGTACCGGGAATCCGAGCCACCGCCAGGCGTTCACCAGGATGATGGTGGGCAGCGCGGTCTCGGTCTGGCCCAGCCACGGCTGCACCCAGCCGCCCAGCCCCACCGCCCGCAGCGCCTGGTTGAAGGCGCCCCAGGTGGGATTGAGGAGCATGAGCCAGAGGAAGCCCACCACCACCATGGAGAGGGTGTAGGGGACGAAGTAGACCGTCTGGAAGAAGCCGAAGCCCCGCCACTTCTTCCGGAAGAGGGCGGCCAGGGCGAGCCCCACCGTGCTCTGGATGGCCAGGGTGCTCACGAAGAAGAGGGCGTTGTGGCCCAGCGCACCCCAGAAACGCTCCTGGTAGGGCGAGCGGGTGAGCACCGCCCTGAAGTTCTCCAGCCCCGCGAACGAGCCCCGCACCAGCCCGTCCCAGTGGAAGAAGCTGTACCCCAACGAGGAGCCCAGCGGGTAGACCATGAAAAGCCCGTAGAGCACCAGCCCCGGCACCAGGAAGAGGACGTACGCGTGGCGCTCGAGCCAGCTCCGGTTCACGGCTTCACCTCCCCCACGCACCCACGCAGGGCGTCCCATGCGGCCGCGCGGGACCTCTGCGGTTGCTGATTCCCGCGCGGCCCCGATCCGGGGTGCGGAGGGCAGGCCGGCGTCCGGCCTGCCCCCTTCCCTTCCTTCGCCGTCTGGGGCCCCTCGCTTGCCGGGGAGTCCCTTCCAGGCGATGGCTCTTTACTGGAAGGGCTCGTACCAGCTCGCGAGGCCCTTCTGGATGTTGCGGGCCGCCTGTTCCACGCTCAGCTTGCCGGCGAAGACGCCCTGAAGCTCGTTCTGCAGCAGGGTGGAGCCGCTCGGCTGTCCGTAGCGGAAGGCGGTGAGCATCAGGTACGGGGTACCGTGGGCCTCCATGAGCTGAACGAGCTCGGCCAGGACGGGGTCCTGGGGCTGGGTGCCGGGCACGGCCGAGATCTGCTTGAGCGTGTCGGCGAACATCTGGCCGTACTCCCTGGAGGCCAGGAAGCGGATGAACTCCAGTGCCGCCTCGGGATGCTTGGTCGCCGCGTTAACCCCATAGGAGCCGTCCACGTACATCGTCATCGCGGCGGGCTCTCCAGCCCGTTCCGGCGGGATCGGGAAGACGCCCACCTGCAGGTTCGGGTTCATCTGGGCGAAAGTGCCCAACTCGTAGGAGCCGGCCAGCATCATCCCCGCCAGCTCCTGGGCGAACATCACCTGCATGTCGGTGTAGCCCACGCCCATGTAGCTCTCGGGCAGGTAGGGGCGCAGCTCCAGCATCTTCTCCACCGCGGCCTTGAACCGCGGATCCTCGAAGGTGGTCTCGCCGGCTACGACCTCCGAGTAGAACTCCGGGCCGTAGAAGCTGGGTCCCACCGCACCGAAGAAGGTTTCGAGCGTCCAGCCCTCCTTGGCGCCGTTGGCGAAGGGGATGTAGCCCGCCTTCTTCAGCGCGGCCGCCACCTGGAGCAGCTCATCCCAGGTCTGGGGCTCCTTCAGCCCCAGCTCCTGGAAGACCCGGACGTTGTAGAGCACCTGGACGGTCTGGAGCGCGAAGGGCACGCCGTAGACCTTTCCGTCCTTCCGGTTGGTGGCCCCCCGCAGCACGTCGGGGTTGAAGGCCTTGAGCGCCTCCACCTGGTCGTCCATGGGCATCAGGTAGCCGGCGTCGGCCAGCGGCTCCAAGCCGCCGTACGCCCGCAGGTGGATGATGTCCGGTCCCGAGCCGGCCTGGAGCGCCGTGGCCACGATGGTGTTGTACTCGGTGTTCTTGTAGGGCACGAATCGGACGTGGATGCCAGGGTTCTCAGCCTCGAAGGCCTGGATGAACTGGTCGTAGGCGGCCTGGTCTTCGGTGCGCCAGCTCCAGAAGGTGAGGTTGACCTCCTGAGCGCTCACCGGGACCGCCGGGGCCAGGATGAGTCCTGCCAGGAGCAGGAGGACCAGGCTTACCGTGATGCGCGGTGCGTGCACATCGTTCCCTCCCTTTGAAGAAGTCCAGCCTTCCGCCTATCGGTCTTGGTAAATCAGATACCGGTCACGGATCTGCTTGAACGCCTCCAGGTCGCGCTGCCACGCGGCCTCGATGATGTCCGCCGATGCGCCGTTTTCGATGCCGAGCCGCACAGAAGGATCACCCGTAAGCAGGTCGAAATGCTCGGGCCGGTCGATCTGGAAGCGGTCAGGGTAAAGCCGGCGGGCCGCCACCAGGATCTCGATACCCGCCCGAACCGGATCGAAGCGGTCCCGATCGGTGACGTGGAGCTGCACCCCGTGGACGACCTCCCCTGGGTACTTGGAGAAGGTGGGGGTGAAGCTCGTGGGACGGAAGACGACGCCCGGAAGCCCGCGCCCATTGAGGTAGCGCGCGAAGGCTTCGGCGTCCACGAAGGGCGCCCCGATCAGCTCGAAGGGCCGGGTGGTCCCTCGCCCCTCGGAGAGGTTGGTCCCCTCCAGGAGCGCCGTGCCAGGGTAAACGATGGCGGTGTCGAGGGTGGGCATGTTCGGCGAGGGCATCACCCATGTGGGGAGCCCCGTCTGATCGTACCACTCCCCCCGGCGCCAGCTCTTCATAGGGACCACGGTCAACTCGGCATCGATGTCGAACGCGTCGTTGAAGTACCAGGCCAGCTCCCCCACCGTCATGCCGTGCCGGATCGGCATGGGGTACACTCCGATGAAGGACGTGTACCCTTCCTGGATGACCGGCCCCTGGACGTCCAGGCCCCCGATGGGGTTGGGACGGTCCAGCACCACGAACTCCAGGCCGTGCTCGGCCGCAGCCTCCATGGCGTAGGCCATAGTCGAGACGTACGTGTAGAAGTGGACGCCCACGTCCTGGATGTCGAAGACCAGGACATCGAGCCCCTCCAGCATCTCCGCCGTGGGTTTCCTGGTCTCGCCGTAGAGGCTGTAGACAGGCAGCCCTGTGACGGGGTCGGTCTGGTCCCCCACGCGCGCGCCTGCCTGCTCGGCACCCCGGAAACCGTGCTCGGGTCCGAAAACGGCCGCCAGGTCGATGTCCGGGTGCTCGTGCAGGAGGTCCACCACGCTGCGGAACACCCGGTTGATCCCCGTGGGGTTGGTGATGACACCCACGCGTTTGCCCTTCAGAATGGACGGATCCTCGAGGAGGACGTCGATGCCCAGGGTCACGATCTCACCTTCGGGGGCTTCCTCTTGGGGGCGCCGGAGGCTGCCGATGAGCCCCGCCGCGCGGGCCACCAGGTCGGCTACACCCCTCCGCCAGGGGTTGATGCTCCCGTTCTCGCGGGTCGGGTGGACGCGGTTGGTTAGCACGATCACGAGGGTCCCGGTGGACCGGTCGGCCACCACGCTGGTCCCCGTGTATCCCGTGTGGCCGAAGGCTCCGCCGGTGTCGGCGAAGGCTCCCATGTACCAGGGCTCGCTCAGCTCCCAGCCGAGACCGTGGGGGCCCAGCTCGCTTCCCAGCTGGTCGCGAAGCATCTCCTCTACGGTCGCCGGTTGCAGGATCCGGCGTCCGGCGTAGGTCCCGCCGTTGAGCAGAGTTTGGAGGAAGACGGCCAGATCCCGGGCCGACGAGAAGAGCCCGGCGTGCCCGGACACGCCGGACAGGCTCCAGGCATTCTCGTCGTGGACCTCACCCCAGATCATGGGCCTGCCGGTCCACGGCTGGGCTTCGGTGGCCGCGATCCACGGGCGCCACTCGCTTGGAGGGTTGTACCGGGTCTGTCGAAGCCCCAGAGGCTCCGCGATGTGCTCCGCCACGTACCGGTCCAGCGGCTGGCCGCTCGCAGCCTCTACCAGCAGGCCGAGGGTGACGAAGCCCAAGTCGCTGTAAACATACTTCGTCCCGGGGTCGCTTTCCAGACCGGCTTCCAGCAACGAGCGGATCCGGGCCTCCGGGTCTGGCTGGTCCTTGTAGAAAGGCGCCCAGGCAGGCAGGCCGGACGTATGGGTGAGGAGTTGACGCACCGTCACCTCCTCCTTCCCGCGGGACCCAAAGGTGGGAAGGTACGTGGCCACGGGGGCGTCCAGGTCTACCTTGCCCCGTTCCACCAGCTGCATGACGGCGGTAGCCGTGAAGAGCTTGGTGAGGGAGGCGAGGTCGAAGACGCTGTTGCGGGTCATGGGTAGGGACCAGGCCATGGGCTCTCCGTCCGGTCCGTAGGTGTAGGCGTCGCCGTAGGCCTCCCACTTGAGGACCGCCCCATCGCGAGCCACGAGCACCACGGCCCCAGGGAACTTGGCCTGGCGGATTCCGTCGGCGATCAGTGCATCGATGTCTTCGAGCGCGTCGAGGTCCAGGGTGTTTAGGGTCGCCCGCGAAGCGGGACGCAGAACTGGGGGCAGGTCGGCCGGCGACTCGGCCGAACCGGTCCTCGTCGCCTTCGCGGAGAGCAGGAGGATGCCCAAGACGATCAGAGCCGAGAGAGGACGCACGCGTCGACGTTGTGCGCTCACCGTCGTTCACCTCCGGTCGGATGGGCCGCTGCACCCCTCGATCGCCCGGCGGACGAACCCTCCGACCTGCTCCAACCGCCTCTGGGCCGCCTCGCGGTCCAGGCCGCAGTGGAGCATCACGATCGCGACCTTCACCTGGTGGCCGGACTCCTGGAAGGCCTGCTCGCACGCCTCGCGTGGGGCGCCGGTGGCCTCCTGCAGTGTGCGCACCGCCCGGTCGCGCAGCTTGCTGTTGGTGGCGCGCAGGTCCACCATCAGGTTCTCGTACACCTTGCCCAGGCGGATCATGGCACCGGTGGAGAGCATGTTGAGCACCATCTTCTGGGCGGTGCCGGCCTTCAGGCGGGTGGAGCCGGTGACCACCTCCGCCCCCACCACGGGGGCGATGGTCCAGTCGGCGGTCTCCTCGAGCACCGACGGCCGGTTGCAGGTGACGCCCAAGGTCGTTGCGCCCAGCCGGCGTGCTGCCGTGACCGCGCCGATCACGAAGGGCGTGGCACCGCTCGCGGTGAGGCCCACCACCAGATCCCCCGGCTGCGCCCGGCGAAGAACCTGGGCGGCTCCCCCTTCGGCGTCGTCCTCCGCTTCCTCGGCCGCCTGCAGGATGGCGTCGAGGCCGCCGGCCAGGATCACCTCCACCGCCTCCTGGCCCACCCCGAAGGTGGGGAGCCACTCCACCGCGTCCAGGAGCCCCAGACGGCCGCTGGTGCCCGCCCCCACGTAGAGGACCCGGCGCCCTGCGGCGAGGGTCTCGGTCATCATCTCGATGCCCCGGGCGATGCGAGGCAACTCGGCCTCCACCGCCTCCACCACGCGCCGGTCCTCCCGGTTCATCAGACGAGCGATCTCCAGGGGACTGAGACGGTCGATCTCCATGCTCTGCAGGTTCCTCGACTCGGTCGTCAGGCGATCCACCATGGCTGGGACCTCCCGGTTCCGCCGTCGGCGCGGCAGGCCGCTCCAGGGTCCTACTTCGTGCCCGCGGAGAATAATCCTTCTTTCGTGATGCGTTACCAGGAAACTCTTGTTTCTATGGGCCCGACGGGCGCCACCCCGCCGGCCGGTACCCGCGCCCGCTGTGGCGCAGGAGTCGAGGGACCGGCGTGGAACCCTGGTCCCTCGGAAGCGGGCCGGCGACCTTTGGCGCCGGATGCCACCCATGAGGAGGCAGACGATGCAGACCCTCTTCGACCTCTCGGGGAAAGTGGCGATCGTGACCGGAGCGAGCCGCGGCATCGGCCAGGCGCTGGCCGTCGGGCTGGCCGAGGCCGGTGCGGACATCGCGGGCGTCTCCCGGGGTGCCCTGCGGGAGACAGAGGAGCAGGTGACCGGAAGGTATGGGCGGTGCTTCGAGCCGGTCCAGGTCGACCTGCGCCATCCGGATGCAGCCGAGCGTATCTTCGCCCAGACGCTCGAACGGTTCACCCAGGTCGACATCCTGGTGAACAACGCCGGGATCATCCGAAGGAACCAGGCCATCGACGTCACGGACGACGAGTGGGACGAGGTCATGCTTGTCAACCTCAAGCAGGTGTTCGCCCTGAGCCGTCAGGCTGGGCGGTACTTTCGAACCCGAGGCCGGGGAAAGATCATCAACATCGCCTCCATGCTCTCCTTCCAGGGAGGGATCCTCGTTCCGTCGTACGCCGCGAGCAAGAGCGGCGTCCTGGGTCTCACCCGCGCCCTGGCCAACGAGTGGGCCCCCCTCGGCATCAACGTCAATGCCATCGCCCCCGGCTACGTCGAGACGGAGGCGACCCGCCCGATTCGTGAGGATCCCCAGCGCAACGCCAGCATCCTCGAGCGGATCCCCGCCGGACGCTGGGGCCGGCCCGAGGACCTGAAGGGTGCAGCCGTCTTCCTGGCGTCCCATGCGTCGGACTACGTCCACGGCGCGGTCATCCCGGTGGATGGCGGATGGTTGGCCCGGTAACAGGGGCCCCGGGGCCGGGGGTGGCTGCGCGAGGCCTTCGGGCCCGTTTCATGCTCAGCCGCACCGCCCTGCCCGTCAATCCCGCGCGTACGGATCGAAGGCGTCCCGCACCGCGTCGCCCAGGAAGTTGAAGGCGAGCACCGCGACCACGATGAAGAGCCCCGGAATCAGGAACCACGGGTAGAGCTTCAGGGCCTGGAGGGTCTGCGCGTCGCGCAGGAGGAGCCCCCAGCTCGTCATGGGCTCCTTGATGCCCAGGCCCAGGAAGCTGAGGGACGACTCCCCCAGGATCATCCCGGGCAGGGCCAGCGTGGCCGAGACGATCAGGTACGAGGTGATGTTGGGAAGGATGTGGCGGAACATCACCACCGAGTCGGTCGCCCCCAGGGCCTGGGCCGCCACCACGAACTCCTTCTCGCGCAGGGCCAGGTACTGCCCCCGCACCACCCGGGCGAGCCCCGTCCATCCGATGAGCGAGAGCACCGTCACCACCCCGAAGTAGACCTTGGCCGAAGACCAAGAGGGCGGGAGGATCATGCTCAGCGCGAGCCAGAGGGGCAGGGTGGGAAAGGAGCGGAGCAGCTCGATGAAGCGCTGGATCAGGTTGTCCAGGCGGCCCCCGTAGTACCCCGAGATGCCCCCCATCACGACGCCGATGGCGGTGCTGAGCAGGATGCCGAAGATGCCCACCGAGAGCGTCACCCGCCCGCCCAGCAGGATCCGCCCCCACAGGTCCCGCCCGAAGCGGTCGGTGCCGAAGAGGAAGAGGCGCCCTTCGCTTGCGGGGTCGAGGCCGAAGAGGCGTACCCGGGCGGGGAGGAGGCCAAGGAAGCGGTAGGGCTCCCCGGCCACCAGGAAACGGATGGGGTGGATTTGGCTCCGGTCCTCCTGGTAGCGGAACTGGAAGGTGACCGGGTCCCGGGTGCGCTCGATGCCGTAGACGAAGGGCCTTGCGTGGAAGCGCCCCTCGGCGTCCATGAAGTGGATGGGCGTGGGCGGCGCGTAGCGGTGGTCGCGGTGCATCTGGTCGAAGGGATAGGGCGCGAGGAAGGGGCCCAGGGCGATGATCAGGTAGAGGACGGCCGCGACCGCAAAGCCCGCCACCCCCACCCGGTGCCGGAGGAAACGCCGGCGCACCCGCTGGGCGCGGGTGAGGGTCCGCACCTCTGCTTCGCCCGGTG comes from the Limnochorda pilosa genome and includes:
- a CDS encoding carbohydrate ABC transporter permease, which encodes MRALGEARVERHGWRALAPGTARSRAALVRALVYLGLAALAAVFLYPLVLMVFTAFKSTREIFMDPFGLPSGWSLKPFLDVWGRARFSVYFRNSVLVTSLSTVVVLACSSLSAYALARYRFRFNGMLYLFFLAGIMIPIRLGVLPLFLLMRDLHLLNTHASLVLTYAASGMPMSVFLLAGFFRTLPKELEYAARIDGCTEFQTFYRVMLPLVRPGLATVTIVNFVPWWNDFFFPLLFIQSDHLKTIPLGMTVFFGQYMTDWGLLFAGMLIASLPLLVVYLVMSRQFIAGLTAGAVKG
- a CDS encoding carbohydrate ABC transporter permease, whose product is MNRSWLERHAYVLFLVPGLVLYGLFMVYPLGSSLGYSFFHWDGLVRGSFAGLENFRAVLTRSPYQERFWGALGHNALFFVSTLAIQSTVGLALAALFRKKWRGFGFFQTVYFVPYTLSMVVVGFLWLMLLNPTWGAFNQALRAVGLGGWVQPWLGQTETALPTIILVNAWRWLGFPVLVFLAGLQGIPDEFHEAATVDGATGWQAFRHVTLPLLAPVLGMMTILTFIWDFNAFELVFVMQGSSGNPYYATDLLGTLFYRTAFGDSTTGGEPGQIGIASAIAVLMLLLIGAVSYLGVRQMQKRQVEY
- a CDS encoding extracellular solute-binding protein — protein: MHAPRITVSLVLLLLAGLILAPAVPVSAQEVNLTFWSWRTEDQAAYDQFIQAFEAENPGIHVRFVPYKNTEYNTIVATALQAGSGPDIIHLRAYGGLEPLADAGYLMPMDDQVEALKAFNPDVLRGATNRKDGKVYGVPFALQTVQVLYNVRVFQELGLKEPQTWDELLQVAAALKKAGYIPFANGAKEGWTLETFFGAVGPSFYGPEFYSEVVAGETTFEDPRFKAAVEKMLELRPYLPESYMGVGYTDMQVMFAQELAGMMLAGSYELGTFAQMNPNLQVGVFPIPPERAGEPAAMTMYVDGSYGVNAATKHPEAALEFIRFLASREYGQMFADTLKQISAVPGTQPQDPVLAELVQLMEAHGTPYLMLTAFRYGQPSGSTLLQNELQGVFAGKLSVEQAARNIQKGLASWYEPFQ
- a CDS encoding exo-beta-N-acetylmuramidase NamZ domain-containing protein, with the translated sequence MSAQRRRVRPLSALIVLGILLLSAKATRTGSAESPADLPPVLRPASRATLNTLDLDALEDIDALIADGIRQAKFPGAVVLVARDGAVLKWEAYGDAYTYGPDGEPMAWSLPMTRNSVFDLASLTKLFTATAVMQLVERGKVDLDAPVATYLPTFGSRGKEEVTVRQLLTHTSGLPAWAPFYKDQPDPEARIRSLLEAGLESDPGTKYVYSDLGFVTLGLLVEAASGQPLDRYVAEHIAEPLGLRQTRYNPPSEWRPWIAATEAQPWTGRPMIWGEVHDENAWSLSGVSGHAGLFSSARDLAVFLQTLLNGGTYAGRRILQPATVEEMLRDQLGSELGPHGLGWELSEPWYMGAFADTGGAFGHTGYTGTSVVADRSTGTLVIVLTNRVHPTRENGSINPWRRGVADLVARAAGLIGSLRRPQEEAPEGEIVTLGIDVLLEDPSILKGKRVGVITNPTGINRVFRSVVDLLHEHPDIDLAAVFGPEHGFRGAEQAGARVGDQTDPVTGLPVYSLYGETRKPTAEMLEGLDVLVFDIQDVGVHFYTYVSTMAYAMEAAAEHGLEFVVLDRPNPIGGLDVQGPVIQEGYTSFIGVYPMPIRHGMTVGELAWYFNDAFDIDAELTVVPMKSWRRGEWYDQTGLPTWVMPSPNMPTLDTAIVYPGTALLEGTNLSEGRGTTRPFELIGAPFVDAEAFARYLNGRGLPGVVFRPTSFTPTFSKYPGEVVHGVQLHVTDRDRFDPVRAGIEILVAARRLYPDRFQIDRPEHFDLLTGDPSVRLGIENGASADIIEAAWQRDLEAFKQIRDRYLIYQDR
- the murQ gene encoding N-acetylmuramic acid 6-phosphate etherase, with product MVDRLTTESRNLQSMEIDRLSPLEIARLMNREDRRVVEAVEAELPRIARGIEMMTETLAAGRRVLYVGAGTSGRLGLLDAVEWLPTFGVGQEAVEVILAGGLDAILQAAEEAEDDAEGGAAQVLRRAQPGDLVVGLTASGATPFVIGAVTAARRLGATTLGVTCNRPSVLEETADWTIAPVVGAEVVTGSTRLKAGTAQKMVLNMLSTGAMIRLGKVYENLMVDLRATNSKLRDRAVRTLQEATGAPREACEQAFQESGHQVKVAIVMLHCGLDREAAQRRLEQVGGFVRRAIEGCSGPSDRR
- the kduD gene encoding 2-dehydro-3-deoxy-D-gluconate 5-dehydrogenase KduD, with protein sequence MQTLFDLSGKVAIVTGASRGIGQALAVGLAEAGADIAGVSRGALRETEEQVTGRYGRCFEPVQVDLRHPDAAERIFAQTLERFTQVDILVNNAGIIRRNQAIDVTDDEWDEVMLVNLKQVFALSRQAGRYFRTRGRGKIINIASMLSFQGGILVPSYAASKSGVLGLTRALANEWAPLGINVNAIAPGYVETEATRPIREDPQRNASILERIPAGRWGRPEDLKGAAVFLASHASDYVHGAVIPVDGGWLAR
- a CDS encoding ABC transporter permease, with the protein product MATVEAPVTRAPGEAEVRTLTRAQRVRRRFLRHRVGVAGFAVAAVLYLIIALGPFLAPYPFDQMHRDHRYAPPTPIHFMDAEGRFHARPFVYGIERTRDPVTFQFRYQEDRSQIHPIRFLVAGEPYRFLGLLPARVRLFGLDPASEGRLFLFGTDRFGRDLWGRILLGGRVTLSVGIFGILLSTAIGVVMGGISGYYGGRLDNLIQRFIELLRSFPTLPLWLALSMILPPSWSSAKVYFGVVTVLSLIGWTGLARVVRGQYLALREKEFVVAAQALGATDSVVMFRHILPNITSYLIVSATLALPGMILGESSLSFLGLGIKEPMTSWGLLLRDAQTLQALKLYPWFLIPGLFIVVAVLAFNFLGDAVRDAFDPYARD